In the Leptotrichia sp. oral taxon 212 genome, one interval contains:
- a CDS encoding biotin--[acetyl-CoA-carboxylase] ligase: MKIYSYETLDSTNEFMKNNVSKFEEYDVVTAENQTLGKARRGNTWVSQKGMALFTFLVKKDENSSINDSKYLKLPLLAGFSVIKGLKKIENLDYMFKWTNDVFLYGKKITGILVEKVENNFFVGIGININNSLPEELSETACSISEVTGKHYDIKEIITSVIKEFKILFEKFLNGKWDEILLEINQISYLKDKKVHLKINRAYFSGIVKNINYNGELEILIDDKIHTFSVGEVFEEKIRVIK; this comes from the coding sequence ATGAAAATATACAGTTATGAAACTCTTGATTCAACTAATGAATTTATGAAAAATAATGTTTCAAAATTTGAAGAATATGATGTAGTTACAGCTGAAAATCAGACTCTCGGTAAGGCAAGACGGGGAAATACATGGGTTTCACAAAAAGGAATGGCTCTGTTTACGTTTCTTGTGAAAAAGGATGAAAATAGCAGCATTAACGATTCTAAATATTTAAAATTACCTTTACTTGCAGGCTTTTCTGTCATAAAAGGACTTAAGAAAATAGAAAATCTTGACTATATGTTTAAATGGACTAATGATGTCTTTCTTTACGGAAAAAAAATAACGGGTATTCTAGTAGAAAAAGTTGAAAACAACTTTTTTGTCGGGATAGGAATAAATATAAATAATTCATTGCCTGAGGAGCTTTCTGAAACAGCCTGTTCCATTTCTGAAGTAACAGGTAAACATTATGATATTAAAGAAATAATCACTTCAGTAATTAAAGAGTTTAAAATTCTGTTTGAAAAATTTCTGAACGGAAAATGGGACGAAATCCTTCTTGAAATTAATCAGATAAGCTATTTAAAGGATAAAAAAGTTCATCTTAAAATAAACAGGGCTTATTTTTCAGGAATCGTTAAAAATATAAATTACAATGGAGAACTCGAAATACTTATTGATGACAAAATACATACTTTTTCTGTTGGAGAAGTTTTTGAAGAAAAAATAAGAGTTATTAAGTAA
- a CDS encoding DUF3060 domain-containing protein produces the protein MEKFIRLSVLSLAITATLNAGTVNVGNQIKINVPGAPSVNVSNDGNISVDGSNVNSEDKNEKGVTISGSSQTKTITVNGENVLVAGSDNKITIKGNASMIIVSGSNNKIYVDSVAKITITGSDNKIYYKTSPTKSGKPSVSTSGSDNSVSKR, from the coding sequence ATGGAAAAATTTATTAGATTATCAGTGCTGTCACTTGCAATTACAGCCACTTTAAATGCAGGTACTGTAAATGTAGGCAATCAGATAAAAATAAATGTGCCTGGAGCACCTTCCGTGAATGTTTCAAATGATGGAAATATAAGTGTAGATGGAAGCAATGTCAATTCAGAAGATAAAAATGAAAAAGGCGTTACAATAAGCGGTTCTTCACAGACTAAAACTATTACAGTAAATGGAGAAAATGTTCTTGTAGCAGGATCTGATAACAAGATAACTATCAAAGGGAATGCATCAATGATTATAGTCTCAGGTTCTAACAATAAGATATATGTTGATTCCGTCGCTAAAATTACAATAACAGGCTCTGATAATAAGATTTACTACAAAACAAGTCCTACAAAATCTGGAAAGCCATCTGTTTCAACTTCAGGATCAGATAATTCCGTTTCAAAAAGATAA
- the gyrA gene encoding DNA gyrase subunit A, with amino-acid sequence MTKATDLSNESNVYIEDEIKSAYLDYSMSVIVSRALPDVRDGLKPVHRRILFAMNDMGMTHKAPFKKSARIVGDVLGKYHPHGDSAVYGAMVRMAQDFNMRYELVDGHGNFGSVDGDEAAAMRYTEARMAKITEELLADINKDTIDYRKNFDESLDEPTVLPAKLPNLLLNGATGIAVGMATNIPPHNLNEVCDGIIAMVDNPEITIDELMTHIKGPDFPTGAIINGRQGIIDAYKTGRGKIKVAAKIDVETSKTGKESIIVSELPYQVNKARLIEKIADLVRQKKLTGISDLRDESDREGIRVVIELKRGEESELILNSLYKYTDLQNTFGVIMLALVDNTPRILNLKQILENYLKHRYTVITRRVQFELNKAEARAHILEGFRIALDNIDEVIRIIRASRDANIAREQLMANFDFTEIQARAILDMRLQRLTGLERDKIDQEYNELMLLITDLKAILADDTRKYQIIKEETMKLKEDFGDKRRTEIRKQRVEIGIEDLIKDEDVVVTLTEKGYVKRMAIDTYHSQRRGGVGVNATNTVEDDIIKDMYIAKNLDTLLIFTTKGKVFSMKVYEIPESGKQARGKLISNLIKLSSDEKVSTVIKVREFEENKKLFFITREGKVKKTDLTLFANINKAGIRALTLNDEDELTYIGLTNGNHKNEIFIATRNGVAIRFSEEDVRSMGRTAAGVKGIDLRKDDIVVAAAIIDPTVGEEEFNKLSVLTVTEEGYGKRTKLDEYRVQSRGGKGIINLKMNEKTGKIVGVKIVDNETEVMLITSEGTLIRTRVDSISVIGRSTSGVRIMKVRNNEKVASTVKITSEKELEEN; translated from the coding sequence ATGACAAAGGCTACGGATCTTTCCAATGAAAGTAATGTATACATAGAAGATGAGATAAAATCAGCATATCTGGACTATTCAATGAGCGTTATTGTGAGCAGGGCACTGCCTGATGTACGTGATGGACTGAAACCTGTGCACAGAAGAATTCTGTTTGCAATGAATGATATGGGGATGACTCACAAGGCTCCATTTAAAAAGTCTGCCAGAATCGTCGGAGACGTTCTTGGTAAGTATCACCCTCATGGAGACAGTGCCGTATATGGTGCAATGGTAAGAATGGCACAGGATTTTAACATGAGATATGAGCTTGTTGACGGACATGGAAACTTCGGTTCAGTTGATGGTGATGAAGCCGCAGCAATGAGATATACTGAGGCGAGAATGGCAAAAATAACGGAAGAGCTGCTTGCCGATATAAATAAGGATACAATTGACTACAGAAAGAACTTTGATGAAAGTCTGGATGAGCCTACGGTTCTTCCTGCCAAACTTCCTAACCTGCTTTTAAACGGAGCAACAGGAATCGCAGTAGGAATGGCTACCAATATACCGCCGCACAACCTGAATGAAGTATGTGACGGAATAATTGCCATGGTTGATAATCCTGAAATAACAATTGATGAACTGATGACTCATATAAAAGGTCCGGATTTTCCTACAGGAGCAATAATAAATGGAAGACAGGGAATAATAGATGCCTACAAAACTGGAAGAGGAAAAATAAAAGTTGCGGCTAAAATTGATGTTGAAACATCAAAAACCGGAAAAGAGTCGATTATTGTTTCAGAACTTCCTTATCAGGTAAACAAGGCAAGACTTATAGAAAAGATTGCCGATCTTGTAAGACAGAAAAAACTTACAGGAATTTCTGACCTTAGGGATGAATCAGACAGGGAAGGAATAAGGGTAGTTATAGAGCTTAAAAGAGGCGAAGAAAGTGAACTTATACTGAACAGCCTTTATAAGTATACTGATTTACAGAATACATTTGGTGTAATAATGCTTGCACTTGTGGATAATACACCGAGAATATTAAATTTAAAACAAATACTTGAAAATTATTTAAAACATAGATATACTGTAATTACAAGAAGGGTCCAGTTTGAGCTGAACAAGGCTGAAGCAAGGGCGCATATATTGGAAGGATTTAGAATAGCTCTTGACAATATAGATGAAGTAATTAGAATAATAAGAGCTTCAAGGGATGCAAATATTGCAAGGGAACAGCTGATGGCAAACTTTGATTTTACGGAAATTCAGGCAAGGGCAATACTGGATATGAGACTGCAGAGACTGACAGGACTGGAAAGAGATAAGATAGATCAGGAATATAATGAGCTTATGCTTTTAATAACAGACCTGAAGGCAATATTGGCAGACGACACAAGAAAATATCAGATAATAAAGGAAGAGACAATGAAACTTAAGGAAGATTTCGGTGATAAGAGAAGAACTGAAATAAGAAAACAGAGAGTTGAAATTGGGATTGAAGATCTGATAAAAGATGAAGATGTCGTAGTGACATTGACAGAAAAAGGATATGTAAAAAGAATGGCAATAGACACTTATCACTCACAAAGAAGAGGCGGAGTAGGTGTAAATGCTACAAATACTGTAGAAGATGATATTATAAAAGATATGTATATTGCTAAAAATCTTGATACACTGCTCATATTTACAACAAAAGGAAAAGTATTCAGTATGAAAGTGTATGAGATACCTGAATCTGGTAAGCAGGCAAGAGGTAAGCTTATAAGCAATCTGATTAAACTTTCAAGTGATGAAAAGGTAAGTACGGTAATAAAAGTACGTGAATTTGAGGAAAATAAGAAACTGTTCTTCATTACAAGAGAAGGAAAAGTTAAGAAAACAGATCTTACACTGTTTGCAAATATAAATAAAGCAGGAATAAGAGCGCTTACATTAAATGACGAAGATGAACTGACTTATATCGGACTTACAAACGGAAATCATAAAAATGAAATATTTATAGCTACAAGAAACGGTGTTGCAATAAGATTCTCTGAAGAGGACGTAAGAAGTATGGGAAGAACTGCTGCCGGAGTAAAAGGAATAGATCTTAGAAAAGATGACATTGTTGTTGCAGCTGCAATTATTGATCCTACAGTAGGAGAAGAGGAATTTAATAAACTGAGTGTTCTTACAGTAACAGAAGAAGGATATGGAAAAAGAACTAAACTTGATGAATATAGAGTTCAGTCAAGAGGAGGAAAAGGAATAATCAACTTGAAAATGAATGAAAAAACTGGAAAAATAGTAGGAGTAAAAATAGTAGATAATGAAACAGAAGTAATGCTTATTACATCAGAAGGAACTCTTATAAGAACACGGGTTGATTCCATATCAGTAATAGGAAGATCAACTTCAGGAGTAAGAATTATGAAGGTAAGAAATAATGAAAAAGTTGCTTCAACTGTAAAAATAACTTCTGAAAAGGAACTGGAAGAAAATTAA
- a CDS encoding YfcE family phosphodiesterase translates to MKVLICSDSHTRLDYFQKVMNLEEPEIVIFAGDHSTDAIDMALVYSEIPFKIVKGNTDYYDHDTKDTEIFELNGKKIFLTHGHLYGVKSTMKEIEARAEEVEADICIFGHTHREYMNEKNDIIYLNPGALQDKKYVIYNGKKFEQKILK, encoded by the coding sequence ATGAAAGTTCTGATATGTTCAGACAGTCATACAAGACTTGATTATTTTCAGAAGGTAATGAATCTAGAAGAGCCTGAAATAGTAATCTTTGCCGGAGATCACAGTACAGATGCCATAGATATGGCGCTGGTTTACAGTGAGATTCCTTTTAAGATAGTAAAGGGGAATACCGATTATTATGATCATGATACAAAAGATACTGAAATTTTTGAACTGAATGGGAAAAAAATATTTCTGACACATGGACATCTTTACGGAGTAAAAAGTACAATGAAGGAAATAGAAGCAAGGGCAGAAGAAGTAGAAGCGGATATCTGTATTTTTGGACATACTCATAGGGAATATATGAATGAAAAAAATGATATCATATATTTGAATCCGGGAGCGCTACAGGATAAGAAGTATGTGATTTATAACGGAAAAAAATTTGAGCAGAAAATATTGAAATAA
- a CDS encoding DUF998 domain-containing protein: MDLKNLFLYVNILCIIGYFVIMTYLHIKFKNYNPIFHAVSDYGVGNSKKFQIISGILSVTGSISLIAAFLLMKSDFHFKHEAIIYLMIRAITVIGVLIFPTDIEGEKRTKIGLLHYLFAILQFTAIVKLAVNLTSAFSAVLPDSFLITVLSTLSIIINISIAGVVAGMIIPPVKKIFGLIERIFLFSSAFYFLVLSFLLLNIS; the protein is encoded by the coding sequence ATGGACTTAAAAAACTTATTTCTATATGTTAATATTTTATGTATAATCGGATATTTTGTAATAATGACCTATTTACATATAAAATTTAAAAATTATAATCCCATATTCCATGCTGTCAGTGATTATGGTGTGGGAAATTCTAAAAAATTTCAAATTATTTCAGGAATACTTTCTGTAACTGGTTCCATATCATTAATAGCTGCATTCCTGCTTATGAAAAGTGACTTTCACTTTAAACACGAAGCCATAATTTATTTAATGATAAGAGCCATAACTGTTATCGGTGTTTTAATCTTTCCAACAGACATTGAAGGTGAAAAAAGGACTAAAATAGGACTACTGCATTATTTATTTGCTATTTTACAGTTTACAGCCATTGTAAAACTTGCAGTAAACCTTACTTCTGCCTTTTCTGCAGTACTTCCGGACAGTTTTCTCATAACAGTGCTTTCTACACTCAGCATAATTATTAATATCTCAATAGCAGGTGTTGTGGCAGGAATGATTATTCCTCCTGTTAAAAAAATTTTTGGTCTGATAGAAAGAATATTTCTATTTTCATCTGCTTTTTATTTTCTTGTACTAAGTTTTTTACTGTTGAATATTTCATAA
- a CDS encoding S66 peptidase family protein has product MVKPKKLKKGDTIAVVSLSRGVLGEDVCKHKLKIGTERLKKMGLNVIFMPNSLKGIKYTEEHPEKRAQDLKEAFKNPDINGILCALGGIDGFKIFPYLMEDEEFKKIVLENPKLFTGFSDTSVHHMMFHRLGLQTFYGPSFLTDIAETENEILPYTEKYWNIYTGSTLNEITSSDIWYEERTDFSEKSIGIPRISHKETKGFELLQGNENFSGKLLGGCVESLYNVISGHRFKEQKEICEKYNIFPSSEEWRDKILFIETSEGKSSPEEYEKMLNVIKEKVVFDSLSGIIAGKPQDEAYYEEYKKILCKVVDNPDIPIVYNVNFGHAYPRCILPYGVNADYRHSECKIIFNEPLFSE; this is encoded by the coding sequence ATGGTTAAACCAAAAAAACTGAAAAAAGGAGACACAATAGCTGTAGTCAGTCTTTCAAGAGGGGTATTGGGGGAAGATGTTTGTAAACACAAATTAAAAATTGGAACTGAAAGACTTAAAAAAATGGGATTAAATGTAATTTTTATGCCTAATTCACTAAAGGGTATAAAATATACGGAAGAGCATCCTGAAAAAAGGGCACAGGATTTAAAAGAAGCTTTTAAAAATCCTGACATTAACGGAATATTATGTGCCCTAGGTGGAATTGACGGATTTAAAATTTTTCCTTATCTCATGGAAGATGAGGAATTTAAAAAAATAGTACTGGAAAATCCTAAGCTATTTACCGGATTTTCTGATACTTCCGTACATCATATGATGTTTCATCGGCTAGGTCTTCAGACTTTTTACGGTCCTTCGTTTCTGACTGACATTGCAGAAACTGAGAATGAAATACTTCCCTATACGGAAAAATACTGGAATATTTATACAGGAAGCACTTTAAATGAAATAACTTCAAGCGACATATGGTACGAAGAAAGAACTGACTTTTCAGAAAAATCTATAGGTATACCCAGAATATCCCATAAGGAAACTAAAGGTTTTGAACTGCTTCAGGGAAATGAAAATTTTAGTGGGAAACTGCTTGGAGGATGCGTTGAATCACTTTATAACGTAATATCAGGACACAGATTTAAGGAACAGAAGGAAATATGTGAAAAGTATAATATTTTCCCATCATCTGAGGAATGGAGGGATAAAATACTGTTTATTGAAACTTCTGAAGGAAAATCTTCCCCTGAAGAATATGAAAAGATGCTTAATGTAATTAAAGAAAAAGTCGTTTTTGATTCATTAAGCGGTATTATCGCTGGAAAACCTCAGGATGAAGCCTACTACGAAGAATATAAAAAAATTTTATGTAAAGTTGTAGATAATCCCGATATTCCAATAGTTTACAATGTAAACTTTGGACATGCTTATCCACGTTGCATTCTTCCTTATGGTGTAAATGCTGACTATAGACATTCTGAATGTAAAATTATTTTTAATGAACCTCTTTTCAGTGAATAG
- the gyrB gene encoding DNA topoisomerase (ATP-hydrolyzing) subunit B, whose protein sequence is MSNNYGAEDIRVLEGLEAVRVRPGMYIGSTSSKGLHHLVWEVVDNSVDEALAGICDNISVKILPDNVIEVMDNGRGIPIGMHETGKSTLEVVMTVLHAGGKFDNDNYKVSGGLHGVGISVVNALSEWVEATVTRDGKTVRQTFKRGIPVSDPVQIAEAPEDKHGTVIRFRADDEIFETTVYDYSVLESRLKELAYLNKGLKITLSDERNSENIKSEEFLFEGGIKDFLNEITDEEKISDEIIYMSDTYKIQEEEDIETTDSEGNTVKKHKSAKFVEVEIAMAYTVSQKENVYSFVNNINTYEGGTHVSGFRTALTRTINDIAKQMNIIKEKDGSFQGSDVREGLFCVISVKIPEPQFEGQTKTKLGNSEVTGIVSNIVGNNLKVYLEDHPKEAEKIIEKMSMSKKAREAAKKARELVLRKNSLEVGSLPGKLADCSSKDPSESEIFIVEGNSAGGSAKQGRDRRFQAILPLRGKILNVEKSGINRALENAEIRAMITAFGAGFGEEMDISKLRYHKIVIMTDADVDGAHIRTLMLTFFYRHLRELINEGYIYIAQPPLYKIQSGKAIKYAYSDDQLKQVTKSLENENRKYTIQRYKGLGEMNPEQLWETTLDPEVRTLLKVSMEDASYADKMFNILMGDKVEPRRQFIEENANYVRNLDI, encoded by the coding sequence ATGTCTAATAATTATGGAGCCGAGGATATAAGGGTACTGGAAGGACTGGAAGCTGTAAGGGTAAGACCGGGAATGTACATAGGATCAACTTCTTCAAAAGGACTTCATCACCTTGTATGGGAGGTAGTGGATAACAGTGTCGATGAGGCTCTGGCTGGAATATGCGACAACATATCTGTAAAAATATTACCTGATAATGTTATAGAAGTTATGGATAATGGAAGAGGAATACCTATAGGAATGCATGAAACAGGAAAATCAACGCTTGAAGTTGTAATGACTGTACTTCACGCAGGAGGAAAATTTGACAATGACAACTATAAAGTATCAGGAGGACTTCACGGAGTAGGAATTTCAGTCGTAAATGCCCTCTCTGAATGGGTGGAGGCTACAGTTACAAGAGATGGAAAGACAGTAAGACAGACGTTTAAAAGAGGGATACCTGTAAGTGATCCTGTCCAGATAGCTGAAGCTCCGGAAGATAAGCATGGAACAGTTATAAGATTTAGGGCTGATGATGAAATATTTGAAACGACAGTTTATGATTATTCTGTCCTTGAATCCAGACTGAAAGAGCTTGCCTATCTAAATAAAGGGCTTAAAATAACACTTTCTGACGAAAGAAACAGTGAAAATATAAAATCTGAGGAATTTCTGTTTGAGGGAGGTATAAAAGACTTCCTGAATGAAATAACAGATGAGGAAAAAATTTCAGATGAAATAATATATATGAGCGATACATATAAAATTCAGGAAGAAGAAGACATTGAAACAACTGATTCTGAGGGAAATACTGTAAAAAAACATAAATCTGCTAAATTTGTAGAAGTGGAAATTGCGATGGCATATACAGTATCCCAGAAGGAAAATGTATATTCCTTTGTAAATAACATAAATACATATGAAGGCGGAACTCATGTAAGTGGATTCAGGACAGCACTTACAAGGACTATAAATGACATTGCGAAGCAGATGAATATTATAAAGGAAAAAGATGGATCTTTTCAGGGTTCTGATGTAAGGGAAGGGCTTTTCTGCGTAATAAGTGTAAAAATACCTGAACCTCAGTTTGAAGGACAGACAAAGACTAAGCTTGGGAACAGTGAAGTGACTGGAATAGTTTCAAATATTGTGGGAAATAACCTTAAAGTCTATCTTGAAGACCATCCGAAGGAAGCAGAAAAAATAATTGAAAAAATGTCAATGTCAAAAAAGGCAAGGGAAGCGGCAAAAAAAGCCAGGGAACTTGTACTCAGAAAAAACAGCCTTGAAGTGGGATCGTTACCTGGAAAGCTTGCCGACTGTTCTTCAAAGGATCCTTCCGAGTCGGAAATATTCATAGTTGAAGGGAACTCTGCGGGAGGTTCTGCAAAGCAGGGAAGAGACAGAAGATTTCAGGCGATACTGCCTCTGAGGGGAAAAATACTGAATGTAGAAAAATCAGGAATAAACAGGGCACTGGAAAATGCAGAAATAAGAGCGATGATAACAGCATTCGGGGCAGGATTCGGAGAAGAAATGGATATTTCCAAACTGAGATATCATAAAATAGTAATAATGACGGATGCCGATGTGGATGGAGCACACATAAGAACCCTTATGCTGACATTCTTTTACAGACATCTGAGAGAGCTTATAAATGAAGGATATATATACATAGCGCAGCCGCCTTTATATAAAATTCAGTCAGGAAAGGCAATAAAATATGCATATTCTGATGATCAGCTTAAGCAGGTTACAAAATCACTTGAAAATGAAAATAGAAAATATACAATTCAGAGATATAAAGGGCTTGGAGAAATGAATCCTGAACAGCTGTGGGAAACAACACTTGATCCTGAGGTAAGAACGCTTCTGAAAGTTTCAATGGAAGATGCTTCGTATGCCGACAAGATGTTTAACATACTTATGGGGGACAAGGTGGAACCTAGGAGACAGTTTATTGAGGAAAATGCAAATTATGTAAGAAATCTGGATATATAA
- a CDS encoding DNA-3-methyladenine glycosylase, producing the protein MKIKRKIEEKFKEEKILYDFLSRDTVSLAKELLGKLIKVKYGESILSGYIVETEAYLGKEDMACHGYNGNRTPKVEALYQEKGTVYIYTMHTHKMLNIVSMEEGNPHAVLIRGIEPAKGMEIMEKNRGKEGILVGNGPGKLTKAMGINDKFNMTKIEKINDKMGEICKNILYIDFEGSRVPKKIASSARIGIPDKGIWTGKKLRFYVSGNKYVSGMKKGDFNENCWTK; encoded by the coding sequence ATGAAAATTAAAAGAAAAATAGAAGAAAAATTCAAAGAAGAGAAGATATTATATGATTTTTTAAGTAGGGATACGGTGTCTCTTGCTAAAGAACTGCTGGGAAAACTTATTAAAGTGAAATATGGAGAGAGTATACTTTCAGGATATATTGTGGAAACGGAAGCATATCTTGGAAAAGAGGATATGGCATGCCATGGCTACAATGGAAATAGGACTCCAAAAGTGGAGGCACTTTATCAGGAAAAAGGAACAGTTTATATTTATACCATGCACACACATAAAATGCTGAATATTGTTTCAATGGAGGAAGGTAACCCGCATGCAGTGCTTATAAGAGGAATAGAGCCTGCCAAAGGCATGGAAATAATGGAAAAAAATCGTGGCAAGGAAGGAATTCTCGTTGGAAATGGTCCGGGAAAACTGACAAAGGCAATGGGAATAAATGACAAATTTAATATGACAAAAATAGAGAAAATAAATGACAAAATGGGAGAAATCTGTAAAAATATTTTATATATTGATTTTGAAGGAAGCCGTGTTCCGAAAAAAATAGCTTCTTCTGCCAGAATAGGAATTCCGGACAAAGGAATATGGACAGGTAAGAAATTACGATTTTATGTCAGCGGGAATAAATATGTTTCCGGAATGAAAAAAGGGGATTTTAATGAAAACTGCTGGACAAAATAG
- a CDS encoding GNAT family N-acetyltransferase — MGISIRRAIISDIPGLNELLHQVHKVHADKRPDLFKEGKKKYNEEELKKIINNYREPVFVAVDEKKNLLGHVFCIFKENKKESLADIVTLFVDDLCVSEKARGKGIGAKLYEYVVNFALKNGCYNVTLDVWSCNEQAIKFYEKCGMKVQKVIMEKILN; from the coding sequence ATGGGAATTAGTATAAGAAGAGCAATAATAAGTGATATTCCAGGATTAAATGAACTTCTGCACCAAGTACACAAAGTACATGCTGATAAGAGACCTGATTTATTTAAGGAAGGAAAAAAGAAGTATAATGAGGAAGAACTGAAAAAAATTATAAATAATTACAGAGAGCCAGTTTTTGTAGCAGTGGATGAAAAAAAGAATCTACTAGGACATGTATTTTGTATATTTAAGGAAAATAAGAAGGAAAGCCTGGCAGATATAGTTACGCTTTTTGTTGATGATCTGTGTGTAAGTGAAAAAGCAAGAGGAAAAGGAATTGGTGCAAAGCTTTACGAATATGTTGTGAACTTTGCCTTAAAAAATGGATGCTATAATGTGACACTTGATGTATGGTCATGTAATGAACAGGCTATAAAATTTTATGAAAAATGCGGAATGAAAGTTCAGAAAGTTATAATGGAAAAAATACTGAATTAG